The Sinomonas sp. P10A9 genome contains the following window.
CCGGGGTCGGCTCTCGATGAGGAAGAGCTCATGAGGGAGCTCGGCGTGGGCCGGACCCCGATGCGTGAGGCCGTCAAGCGGCTCGAATCGGACCGCATGCTCACCGTCTACCCGAGGCGCGGGACGATCGTCTCCGACGTCAACATCAAGGATCTGCGCGCGATCTCCGACGCCCGCCGTGTGCTCGAGGCCTTCGCCGCCAGGCGGGCTGCCGAGCAGGTCACCGATGAGGACCGGGTGCTCCTGCGTGCGTGCCTGGACGATCTCGCCCGGGACGGCGCCACCTCCAACGTGGACGCCATGGACGTCGACGAGCGCATCCACCGCACGGTCTACACGATCATGCGCAACACGTACGTCGAGGCGACCCTCCTGCAGTACTTCAACCTGTCGCAGCGCATGTGGAACTTCGTGCTGGCGGGGCTGGCTCCGATCACGGCCAATGTCCACGAGCACACGGACCTCCTGACGGCGATCATGGACGGCGATCCTGACCGCGCGGCCGCCCTTGCAGAGCAGCATGTGACGCACTTCGAGGACCTCGTCCGGAACGCTCTGATCCGCTGATCCGGCTGATCGGCTGATCCGGGCCAGACCGGGCCGGCCTGACCTCCCGAGGCCGTGACGCAGCCGGACGACGGCGGGCCCCGCCTCACCGGGACAGTGCCGGTGAGTCGGGGCCCGACTCGTGCGTCGTGGTGCCTCAGGCGCGGATCTTGGCCATCTCGGGGTCGACGAGAGGCTCGGTCTGGACGGTCGCCGCGATGCGGGTGCCGAAGTACTCGATCTCGACCGTGTCGCCGGCCTCGACGTGGCCGGGGAGCCACGCGTACGCGACCGGCTTGCGGACGGTATGGCCGAAGGCGGCGCTCGTCACGTAGCCTGCGGCGGTGCCGTCGAGGTAGACGGGCTCCTTGCCCAGGACCATCGAGGCGCCGTCGTCCACGGTGAGGCAGCGAAGGCGGCGGCGCGGCGTCGTGCCGGCCGCGGCCTCGAGGGCGGGCCTGCCGGCGAAGTCGCCCTTGGCCGGGCGGACGGCGAAGTCGAGGCCTGCCTCGGCTGGGGTGTGCTCGGTGGTCATGTCCGTTCCCCACGAGCGGTAGCCCTTCTCGAGGCGGAGGCTGTTGAAGGCGCTCCGGCCTGCGGCGATGAGGCCGAACGTCGATCCTGCGGACCACAGCGCATCCCACAGCCGCTGCCCGTACTCGGCGGAGGTGTAGATCTCCCAGCCGAGCTCGCCGACGTACGAGAGGCGCATGACGCGGACGGGAATGCCCGCGATCGTCGTCGAGACGGCCCGGAAGTACTTGAGGCCGCCGTTGGAGAGGTCGGCTGCGGCGAGCGGCTGGACGAGGTCGCGGGCCCGGGGCCCCCATACCCCGAGGCAGCATGTTCCGCCGGTGGTGTCGCGGACCTGGACCCACTCCTGCGGATTCGCGGCCGTCTGCCCGGCTGCCTCACGCGTGAGGTAGTCGAGGTCCTGGCCGCCGTTCGCGCCCACCTGGAAGAGGTCCTCGGAGATGCGGGCCACGGTGAGGTCGCTGCGGATGCCTCCGGCCTCGGTGAGCATGAGCGTGTAGGTGACCGACCCGACGCTCTTGTCGATCTGTCCGGTTGTGAGCCGCTGCAGGAGCCCGAGGGCTCCGGGGCCGAAGACCTCGAGCCGCTTGAGCGCGGTCATGTCGTACATCGCCACGTTGGTCCGGGTCGCGTGGGCCTCGGCCGCCGCGATCGGGGAGTCGAACTGGGCGGACCAGTCGTCCCGGGCCGGCGGCTGCCAGTCGGACGGGAGGGTGTCCAGCAGGCCGCGGTTGGCCTCGTACCACTGCGGGCGCTCCCAACCTGCGGCCTCGAGGAAGTAGCCGCCGAGCTCCCGCTGGCGGGCATGGAACGGCGAGACCCGCAGGCCCCGGGGAGACTGGCGCGGCTCGAGCGGGTGCTTGATGTCGTAGACCTCGACGAAGCTCTGCTTCGAGGTCTCCAGGACGTACTCGTCCTGCATCTGGATCTCTTCGAACCGCGCCACGTCGAGCTCATGCAGGTCGGTGGCGGACTGGCCGTCGACGAGGAGCTCCGCGACCGCCTTCGCGACCCCGGCTGAGTGGGTTACCCACACGGCCTCGGCGATGAAGAAGCCGCGCACCTCGGGGGACTCGCCCACGAGCGAGCCGCCGTCCGGGGTGAACGAGAAGATCCCGTTGAACGCGTCCGCGATCGCGGCGTCCTCGAGGGCCGGGAGGAGCTGCTTGGTGGCCTTGAAGGCCTGCTCGAAGTCCTCGGGCGTGAAGTCCAGGCGCGAGGGCATCGAGTGCTCGTCCATGTCCTTCCCCTCGACCGCGGGGAGCTCGTCGTAGCCGACCGCGATGGGGCGGTGGTCGTAGGAGCCGATGCCGAGGGACTCGCCGTGCTGGCGGAAGTACAGGCCGGCGTCCTGATGGCGGAGGATCGGCAGGGCCGCGGTATTGCCGCCGCCGATGATGTGGCTGCCGCCCAGGGCGACGCCGTCGGCCAGCTCCGCGAGTTCGCGGACAGGCGTGGTCTTGACGTACTGGTGCGCCATCGGCACGAGCGGCACGCGCATGCCGATGAGCTCGCCGAGCGCCGGTCCCCAGAATCCCGCGGCGGAGACCACGATGTCTGCGGGGATGACGTCGTCGCCCGTCCGCACACCGGTAACACGTCCGCCGGCGCGCTCGATCCCGGTGACGCGCACCCCTCCCACGAACCGTGCGCCGCGCTCCTGGGCGCGCTCGCGCAGGAGCTCGACGGCGAGCACTGCGGAAGCGAGCCCGTCGCCTGGCAGGTGCAGGCCACCCAGGACGAGGTCCTCGTCGATGAGCGGATGCAGGGCCTTGGCCTCTGCCGGGTCGACGAGCCGCGACTCGACGCCCCACGCCGTGGCCCACCCGTGGCGGCGCTTGAGCTCGGCGAGCCGGCGCTCGCTCGTGGCGATCTCGAGGCCGCCGACCGCGTTGAAGGCGCGGCACCCGGGGCGGGAAAGGGTCGAGAGCTTGGCCGAAGTGTAGGCGGCGAACTCCGTCATGGTCTTGGACGAGTTGGTCTGGAAGACGAGGCCCGGGGCGTGGGACGTGGACCCGCCGGTGAGCGGAATCGGTCCCTTGTCGAGGACCGTGACGTCCGTCCAGCCCCTCGACGTGAGCTCGTCGGCGAGGTTGGACCCGACGATTCCGGCTCCGATGATGACAACGCGGGGTGAAGGCATGGCTGGATTCCTTGAGGGTTGTGGAAGGTCGGGGTGACGGGTCAGGGGAAGACGATAGTGCGGTGGCCGCTGAGCAGGACGCGGTTCTCGGCGTGCCACCGCACCGCCCGGGAGAGGGCGAGGGTCTCGGCGTCGCGGCCCACCGTGGCGAGCTCCTGGGGCGCCAGCCGATGGTCTACGCGGATGACCTCCTGCTCGATGATCGGGCCCTCGTCGAGGTCCGCCGTGACGTAGTGCGCCGTCGCCCCGATGTGCTTGACGCCGCGCGCGTGCGCCTGATGGTACGGCTTGGCACCCTTGAAGCCGGGCAGGAAGGAATGGTGGATGTTGATCGCCCGGCCGGCGAGCTTCCGGCACAGGCCGTCTGAGAGGACCTGCATGTACCGGGCCAGGACCACGAGGTCGGCGTCATAGCCCTCGATGACCGTCAGCAGCTCTGCCTCGGCCTCGGCCTTCGTTGCTGCGGTCACGGGGATGTGGATGAACGGAAGGCCCGCTGCCTCCGCCATGGGCCCAAGATCCACGTGGTTGGACACGACGGCTACCAGCTCCGCGGCGAGGTTTCCGGATTTCCAGCGGTAGATGAGGTCATGCAGGCAGTGGTCGAGCTTCGAGACCATGACGAGCACCCTCGGCGGGGCGGACGGGTGGAACGTGAAGTCCATCCCGAAGTGCTCTGCCGTGCCGGCGAACTCGGATGCCAGCGACCCGGCGTCGATCGTCTCCCCAGCACTGAAAGCAGTACGGAGGTAGAGCGTGCGTTCGGCCGCGTCGTCGAACTGCTGGTGCTCGGTGATGTCGAACCCGCGCTCCACGAGGAACTGGGACACGGCGTGGACGATTCCACTGCGCTGCGGACACGAGAGCGTGAGGACGCCCTTGAACGTGCTGGCACTCTGGGCACTGTGCGGGAGCGTGAAGGCCGAGATGACTGTCATGGGAGATCCTTCGGGGTCTTCGATCCGTGGCCTCCGGGAGGCCGGTCCTATCCGGTTGCATTCGCATACAACTGATATATGACGACGGTAGTGGTCTGGATCACGATCGGTCAAGGGTTCCTTCGAGGGTCTTGACGGCTGCTGTGAGATGAGTCACTGTTGTGAATGTCGAAATGAGTTGCGCTAATCGCAATTCTCGAAGAATGTACCCGCCGTCACATCAGGAGCGCAATGAAGACGCTGGCCATCGTTGGCTCATCCCTCGCTGGGCTTGCCGCCGCCCGTGCCGCCCGCGCGCAGGGATTCGACGGCCGACTCGTTCTCGTGGGTGACGAGCCCCACCGCCCCTACGATCGGCCGCCCCTGAGCAAGGACTTCCTGAGCGGGAAGATCGGCGCCGAGGCACTGCGCCTCGAGGACGAGGGCGAGGACCTCGCTGCCGAATGGATGCTCGGCGTGCGGGCCGCTGCCCTCGACGCCGGGGGACGCGCCGTCGTCCTCGACGGCGGACGGCGGCTGGAGGCAGACGGCGTCGTCCTCGCCACCGGATCGACGGCGCGCACGCTGCCGCAGTTCGCCGGCTGCGAGAACGTCCATACCCTGCGGACGCTCGACGACGCGCGGCTGCTCCGCGAGGAGCTCCGCCCGGGTGCGCGGCTGCTCGTGGTCGGCGCGGGACTCATCGGCGCGGAGGTGGCTTCCACGGCGCGAACCGCCGGAGCGGACGTCGTCATCCTCGCGGGAGCAGGCATCCCGCTGGTCCGAAGCGTCGGTGCGCAGATGGGCGGTGTCCTCGCCGGCCTCCACGCGGCGCACGGCGTCGAGCTCGTCCAGGGTGCGGCCATCGCGGGTGTCCGGACCGACGGCACACGACTCGTCGCCGTCGAGCTGACGGACGGGCGGGTGATCGAGCCCGACGCCGTGCTGGTCGCCGTCGGCGGGGAGGCGGCGACGGGCTGGCTTGCGGGCTCCGGCGTGCAGGTGGCCGACGGCGTCGTCTGCGATGACCACGGCCGCACGAGCCTGCCGGGCGTCGTCGCCGTAGGCGACTGCGCGGCGTGGCGCGACCCCCATCTGGGCCGGCCGCATCGGCTCGGCCACTGGAACGCCGCCCTCGCCCAGCCAGCCCGCGCAGTCAGGGCCCTTCTGGGGGCCACGGATCCTGAGCCGGCCAAGGCGCTCCCGTACTTCTGGTCAGACCAGTACGGCATCCGCATCCAGTTCAGCGGACATGCCGAGTTGGCCGACCGGATCGAGATTGAGGCCGGAACCGCGCAGGACCATAGCTTCCTCGCCGCCTACTACCGGGGGGATGCCCCCGTCGGCCTCCTCAGCAGCGGCCAGCCGAGGCTCTTCGCCAAACGGCGCCGCGACGTCGAACGCTCACAGCACCTCCACGCCGCAGAGACGCTCGCTGCGCTCGCTGGCTAGCCCCAAGACTTCCCCACCCTTTCCGACATTCAACCAACCACCCACACAGGAGTAGACATGACGACTGCACCCGAGAAGATCGAGGCACCCAAGGGCGGAGTGAAGATCTCCGAGAGCCTCATCGCCACCCTCCCCGGGTCCGCTTACGTCGACGAGGCCGTCTTCCGGGCCGAGCAGGAGCGGATCTTCGAGCAGATGTGGTTCTGCGCGGTGCGCTCGGCCGACCTCGAAGGGCCCGGCACGTTCAAGACGGTCCAGGTCGGGCGCGAGAGTGTGATCGTGAGCCGCAACCGCAAGGGCGAGATCCGGGCATTCTTCAACATCTGTCGCCACCGCGGGGTGAAGCTCTGCATGGAGGACTCGGGCAAGGCCGAGCGCTCGTTCCAGTGCCCGTACCACGCCTGGACCTACGACCTCGACGGCAAGCTCATCGCGGCGCCGAACCTCACGAAGATGCCGGACATCGACCGTCAGGAGTACGGTCTGGTCAAGGTCCACATCCGCGAGTACCTCGGGTACGTGTGGCTGTGCCTGGCCGAGGAGCCTCCCTCGTTCGAGGACGAGGTCATGGGCGCGATCGAGACGCGCCTCGGCGACGTGCACCGGATCGACGGCTACGACGTGGCGAACCTGAGTCTGGGCCGCCGCATCACGTATGACGTGAAGGCCAACTGGAAGCTCATCATCGAGAACTTCATGGAGTGCTACCACTGCGCCACCATCCACCCCGAGCTGACCGAGGTGCTCCCGGAGTTCGCCGACGGCCTGGCAGCGCAGTACTTCGTGGGCCACGGCGCCGAGTTCGGCGACGAGGTCAAGGGCTTCACCATCGACGGCTCCGAGGGCCTGGACGTGATCCCCGGTGTCGCCGAGGACCAGGACCGCCGCTACTACGCGATCACCATCAAGCCGACCGTGTTCATCAACCTCGTCCCGGACCACGTCATCATCCACCGCATGTTCCCCATGGCCGCGGACCGCACGATCGTGGAGTGCGACTGGCTCTACCTCCCCCACGTGGTCGAGAGCGGCAAGGACCTCGACGCCTCGGTGGAGCTGTTCAACCGCGTGAACCTGCAGGACTTCGACGCGTGCGAGCGCACCCAGCCCGGCATGGCCTCGCGCATCTACGCCAACGGCGGCGTGCTCGTCCCGAGCGAGCACCACATCGGCGAGTTCCACGATTGGGTGGCGTCCATGGTCGGTGACGTCATCCCGACGAACTGACGCCGCCACGAGAACGACCGAGATCGACCGAGTGAAGGAGTTGCGCCATGAGTGATGGAATGACGCGCATCTGCCCCCTGTCCCAGCTCGTCCGCGGGGACGCGATGCGCCTGGAGACGCGGCCGCCGATCGCCCTCTTCCACACGGAGGAGGGGGAACTGTTCGCGATCGACGACACCTGCACGCACCAGGACGCGTCGCTGGCCGACGGGTATGTGGAGGGCTGCGAGGTCGAATGCCCCCTGCACGCCTCCAAGTTCAACCTGCGGACGGGGACCGTGGATGCCCCGCCGGCGAAGCTGCCGGTCCGCGTCCATGCGGTTGAGGTGCGCGATGGGGACATCTACCTGAAGGAGTCCGACGAGATTCCGAACCTTCCGCCGGGGATCACAGTTGACGGCCACGTCTGAGGAGTGATGACAATGAGAGGCAGTCAGACAGAACAGGACATCTCCGTGACGAATGTGCCGGGGGCAGGAGCGTGGCAAGGCCGGATCACGTTCCGGAAGCGCCGGCTCCGGTTCGGCGACGTCAACGTCGTCGACCGCGCCATGCTGCGGCGGGCGGTCGGCGGAGCCGTCGTGGGCAACACCATGGAGTGGTACGACGTCGGTGTGTTCGGCTACCTCATCACCACGATGGGACCGGTCTTCCTGCCCGAGGCAGACAAAACGGTCCAGACCCTCTTCCTGCTCGGGACGTTCGCCGCGACGTTCGTGGCGCGCCCCTTCGGCGGCGTCTTCTTCGGGTGGCTGGGCGACAGGATCGGCAGGCAGAGGGTCCTCGCGGCGACGCTCATCATGATGTCCGCGGCGACCTTCGCCCTGGGCCTCCTGCCGGGGTATGCCCAGATCGGCGTGGGGGCTGCCGTCCTCCTCGTGGTGGTCAAGCTCCTCCAGGGGTTCTCGACCGGCGGCGAATACGCGGGCGCCACGACCTTCGTGAGCGAGTACGCGGCCGACCGCAGGAGGGGCTACTTCGCGAGCTTCCTGGACATGGGCTCCTACCTCGGCTTCGCCGCCGGTGCGGCCCTCGTCTCGGTCCTCCAGCTCGTGCTCGGCCAGGCGGCGATGGGAGAGTTCGGCTGGCGGATCCCCTTCCTCGTGGCGGGACCGCTCGGGGCGATCGCCATCTACTTCCGGCTCAGGATTGAGGAGAGTCCCACCTTCCAGGCCGCCCTGGACACGCAGGAGCGTGCGGTCAACGAGCGTGCCGCGGCAGACGCTACGGCCCGGAGGGGCCCGTTCGCGGTGGTCCGCGCCTACTGGCGTCCGATCCTCGTGTCCATGGTCGTCGTCGCCGCAGCCAACACCGTGGGCTATGCCCTGACCTCCTACATGCCCACGTACCTGACGGAGTCGAAGGGCTACGACGAGGTCCACGGGACCCTCCTGACCATCCCGGTGCTGCTCGTCATGAGCCTGTGCATCCCCCTGGCCGGGCGGCTGTCGGACAAGATCGGCCGTAGGCCCGTCCTGTGGATCGGCGCCCTCAGCACGGTTATCCTCGCGATCCCCGCGTTCCTCCTCGTGGGCCTCGGCACGGTGCCGGCGACGCTCGCTGGCCTGGCCTTGGTCGCGTTCCCGGTGACGTTCTACGTGCCGATTCTCGCGTCCACTCTGCCCGCCCAGTTCCCGACCTCCTGCCGGTACTTCAGCATGGGGATCGCCTACAACTTCTCCGTGGCGATCTTCGGGGGGACAACGCCCGTCATCGTCGACGGACTCATCCAGGGCACAGGCAACGACATGATGCCCGCGTACTACCTCATGGGCACGTCCATCGTGGGTGCGCTCGCGGTCTTCTTCCTGCGGGAGCCCGCGGGGCGGCCGCTGCCGGGTTCGATGCCGAGCGTTGACACGCCCGCGGAGGCGCGCGCCGTCGTCGAACATCAGGAGGAGGATCCGCGGATCGATCTGGAGCAGATGCCGCTCAGCCGGGTGCCTGTCGCGGTGGCGCACGACGGCGCGGCGGTGCAACTCCCGCTCGACGACCCGTACGCCCTCGCGGCGGCCGAGGGCGAGGGGATTGACCTGGAGGCCACGGCCCTCGAGGCCCGGTCCTGCGGTGAGCAGCCGGTCGCAACGGGGCTGCGCCCAGTGGCCTGAGACCCGGCCGCTCGGTCCGTCCACTTGGTCCGGCCGCTCAGGAGCGATCCTGGGCGGCCGGACCTCCCATGAGCTCGGTGATCTCCGCGCCAGCGGCGACGATTGCCTTGATCAACCCGGGGTCCTTCTCGGGATCGAAGCGGAACGCCGGGCCCGAGATGCTCACCGAGCCGATCACGTCCCCGGTATGGCCGAACACGGGCGCGGCGATTGCGTTGAGGCCGTCTTCGAGTTCCCCGCGGGTCGCGGCGTAGCCCAACCGCACAATCTCCGGGAGTTCGGCCTCGAGCCGGTCCCTCGTGAGCGTGTGCGAGGTGAGCGGCTCGGGCGGCGCCTCGCGCAGCGCCTGGTCCCGTTGGGCTGGCGGCATGTAGGCGAGGAAGACCTTCCCGCTCGAGGTCGCGTGCAGAGGCGTGAGGTTCCCAATCCAGTCGAAGCTCGCGACGTTCGCCGCGCCCATCGCCTGGTCGACGTTCACGGCGAAGGACGACCGGAGCACCGCGAGATTGACGGTCTCGCCGAACTGCTGCGCGAGGTCTTCGAGGACCGGCCGCGCGGTGTGGACGAGGCTGAGGCGCCGCGGGATCGAGCTCGCGATGCGCAGCAGCCCGACTCCGAGCTGGTATCTGCCCCGCCGTGAGCTCTGCTGCACGAAGCCGTGGGTCTCGAGGGCGGCGAGAATGCGTGACGCCGTCGACTTGTGCACGCCCATGCGCTCGGCCATGTCGCCGACGGCCGCGCTGCCCTCTTCTGCGAGGACCTCGAGCGCCTGCACAACGCGCTCGACCGAATGAACACCGTTGGCTGAACGTCCCCCGTCGGGATCCTCCGGATCCGATGACTTGCTCATGGGCCGATTGTGCCAGAGAACACCGGCACCCTCGGGAGGCAAGGAAGGAACGATGCCCCGCTCGCCAGGCAAGCTGCGTGCCGAAGTCACCCCAGGTGGACGCCAAGTCACCCCGTGCGGGCGCGAAGTCACCCCCGGGGAACGCGAAGTCACCCCGTGTAGGCGCGAGGTCACCCCGTGGGAACAGCGAGGTCACCCCG
Protein-coding sequences here:
- a CDS encoding IclR family transcriptional regulator produces the protein MSKSSDPEDPDGGRSANGVHSVERVVQALEVLAEEGSAAVGDMAERMGVHKSTASRILAALETHGFVQQSSRRGRYQLGVGLLRIASSIPRRLSLVHTARPVLEDLAQQFGETVNLAVLRSSFAVNVDQAMGAANVASFDWIGNLTPLHATSSGKVFLAYMPPAQRDQALREAPPEPLTSHTLTRDRLEAELPEIVRLGYAATRGELEDGLNAIAAPVFGHTGDVIGSVSISGPAFRFDPEKDPGLIKAIVAAGAEITELMGGPAAQDRS
- the purU gene encoding formyltetrahydrofolate deformylase codes for the protein MTVISAFTLPHSAQSASTFKGVLTLSCPQRSGIVHAVSQFLVERGFDITEHQQFDDAAERTLYLRTAFSAGETIDAGSLASEFAGTAEHFGMDFTFHPSAPPRVLVMVSKLDHCLHDLIYRWKSGNLAAELVAVVSNHVDLGPMAEAAGLPFIHIPVTAATKAEAEAELLTVIEGYDADLVVLARYMQVLSDGLCRKLAGRAINIHHSFLPGFKGAKPYHQAHARGVKHIGATAHYVTADLDEGPIIEQEVIRVDHRLAPQELATVGRDAETLALSRAVRWHAENRVLLSGHRTIVFP
- a CDS encoding GcvT family protein; the protein is MPSPRVVIIGAGIVGSNLADELTSRGWTDVTVLDKGPIPLTGGSTSHAPGLVFQTNSSKTMTEFAAYTSAKLSTLSRPGCRAFNAVGGLEIATSERRLAELKRRHGWATAWGVESRLVDPAEAKALHPLIDEDLVLGGLHLPGDGLASAVLAVELLRERAQERGARFVGGVRVTGIERAGGRVTGVRTGDDVIPADIVVSAAGFWGPALGELIGMRVPLVPMAHQYVKTTPVRELAELADGVALGGSHIIGGGNTAALPILRHQDAGLYFRQHGESLGIGSYDHRPIAVGYDELPAVEGKDMDEHSMPSRLDFTPEDFEQAFKATKQLLPALEDAAIADAFNGIFSFTPDGGSLVGESPEVRGFFIAEAVWVTHSAGVAKAVAELLVDGQSATDLHELDVARFEEIQMQDEYVLETSKQSFVEVYDIKHPLEPRQSPRGLRVSPFHARQRELGGYFLEAAGWERPQWYEANRGLLDTLPSDWQPPARDDWSAQFDSPIAAAEAHATRTNVAMYDMTALKRLEVFGPGALGLLQRLTTGQIDKSVGSVTYTLMLTEAGGIRSDLTVARISEDLFQVGANGGQDLDYLTREAAGQTAANPQEWVQVRDTTGGTCCLGVWGPRARDLVQPLAAADLSNGGLKYFRAVSTTIAGIPVRVMRLSYVGELGWEIYTSAEYGQRLWDALWSAGSTFGLIAAGRSAFNSLRLEKGYRSWGTDMTTEHTPAEAGLDFAVRPAKGDFAGRPALEAAAGTTPRRRLRCLTVDDGASMVLGKEPVYLDGTAAGYVTSAAFGHTVRKPVAYAWLPGHVEAGDTVEIEYFGTRIAATVQTEPLVDPEMAKIRA
- a CDS encoding aromatic ring-hydroxylating oxygenase subunit alpha, with the translated sequence MTTAPEKIEAPKGGVKISESLIATLPGSAYVDEAVFRAEQERIFEQMWFCAVRSADLEGPGTFKTVQVGRESVIVSRNRKGEIRAFFNICRHRGVKLCMEDSGKAERSFQCPYHAWTYDLDGKLIAAPNLTKMPDIDRQEYGLVKVHIREYLGYVWLCLAEEPPSFEDEVMGAIETRLGDVHRIDGYDVANLSLGRRITYDVKANWKLIIENFMECYHCATIHPELTEVLPEFADGLAAQYFVGHGAEFGDEVKGFTIDGSEGLDVIPGVAEDQDRRYYAITIKPTVFINLVPDHVIIHRMFPMAADRTIVECDWLYLPHVVESGKDLDASVELFNRVNLQDFDACERTQPGMASRIYANGGVLVPSEHHIGEFHDWVASMVGDVIPTN
- a CDS encoding MFS transporter is translated as MRGSQTEQDISVTNVPGAGAWQGRITFRKRRLRFGDVNVVDRAMLRRAVGGAVVGNTMEWYDVGVFGYLITTMGPVFLPEADKTVQTLFLLGTFAATFVARPFGGVFFGWLGDRIGRQRVLAATLIMMSAATFALGLLPGYAQIGVGAAVLLVVVKLLQGFSTGGEYAGATTFVSEYAADRRRGYFASFLDMGSYLGFAAGAALVSVLQLVLGQAAMGEFGWRIPFLVAGPLGAIAIYFRLRIEESPTFQAALDTQERAVNERAAADATARRGPFAVVRAYWRPILVSMVVVAAANTVGYALTSYMPTYLTESKGYDEVHGTLLTIPVLLVMSLCIPLAGRLSDKIGRRPVLWIGALSTVILAIPAFLLVGLGTVPATLAGLALVAFPVTFYVPILASTLPAQFPTSCRYFSMGIAYNFSVAIFGGTTPVIVDGLIQGTGNDMMPAYYLMGTSIVGALAVFFLREPAGRPLPGSMPSVDTPAEARAVVEHQEEDPRIDLEQMPLSRVPVAVAHDGAAVQLPLDDPYALAAAEGEGIDLEATALEARSCGEQPVATGLRPVA
- a CDS encoding GntR family transcriptional regulator, with amino-acid sequence MSGGRTANAAGRTLAEHAYLELRERIIDMRLRPGSALDEEELMRELGVGRTPMREAVKRLESDRMLTVYPRRGTIVSDVNIKDLRAISDARRVLEAFAARRAAEQVTDEDRVLLRACLDDLARDGATSNVDAMDVDERIHRTVYTIMRNTYVEATLLQYFNLSQRMWNFVLAGLAPITANVHEHTDLLTAIMDGDPDRAAALAEQHVTHFEDLVRNALIR
- a CDS encoding bifunctional 3-phenylpropionate/cinnamic acid dioxygenase ferredoxin subunit, which codes for MTRICPLSQLVRGDAMRLETRPPIALFHTEEGELFAIDDTCTHQDASLADGYVEGCEVECPLHASKFNLRTGTVDAPPAKLPVRVHAVEVRDGDIYLKESDEIPNLPPGITVDGHV
- a CDS encoding NAD(P)/FAD-dependent oxidoreductase, with amino-acid sequence MKTLAIVGSSLAGLAAARAARAQGFDGRLVLVGDEPHRPYDRPPLSKDFLSGKIGAEALRLEDEGEDLAAEWMLGVRAAALDAGGRAVVLDGGRRLEADGVVLATGSTARTLPQFAGCENVHTLRTLDDARLLREELRPGARLLVVGAGLIGAEVASTARTAGADVVILAGAGIPLVRSVGAQMGGVLAGLHAAHGVELVQGAAIAGVRTDGTRLVAVELTDGRVIEPDAVLVAVGGEAATGWLAGSGVQVADGVVCDDHGRTSLPGVVAVGDCAAWRDPHLGRPHRLGHWNAALAQPARAVRALLGATDPEPAKALPYFWSDQYGIRIQFSGHAELADRIEIEAGTAQDHSFLAAYYRGDAPVGLLSSGQPRLFAKRRRDVERSQHLHAAETLAALAG